The proteins below are encoded in one region of Hordeum vulgare subsp. vulgare chromosome 3H, MorexV3_pseudomolecules_assembly, whole genome shotgun sequence:
- the LOC123442533 gene encoding chitinase CLP-like, whose translation MGQSKPALVLLLLAVSTAATVGKPLLTKITKSGASTALYTAPLSAGRPLVLDLSAPAITTPCSGQTTTVTLSANSTDGSNPLSPVSFAATATCAAAPSGAVGVAGLARSSASFPAQVAKTQKVANSFALCLPSDGRTGFTGNGMGAAIFGGGPFFLAPPADRPSITTLLSDGVPLRQPFAGNPGYFVSATNGIAVGGARVAVSGSGALVVGLSTTIPYAQLRGDVYRPFISAFDRAMGSSAKVAAVAPFELCYNSSKLFLTRFGYLVPDVDVMLEGGTNFTVVGGNSMAQVNSGTACFAFVRSGGSTGATPAVVIGGFQMENKLVVLDNDKKTFSFTPNLPGRGLTCSNFNFTKAA comes from the coding sequence ATGGGGCAGTCCAAGCCAGCTCTGGTGCTTCTCCTGCTCGCCGTCTCCACGGCGGCGACCGTCGGCAAGCCGCTGCTCACGAAGATCACCAAGAGCGGCGCGTCCACTGCGCTCTACACCGCACCACTCAGCGCCGGCCGCCCTCTGGTCCTCGACCTCTCCGCGCCGGCCATCACGACGCCGTGCAGCGGGCAGACGACGACCGTGACGCTCTCGGCCAACTCCACCGACGGCAGCAACCCGCTGTCCCCGGTCTCCTTCGCCGCCACCGCCACCTGCGCGGCGGCCCCCTCCGGCGCCGTCGGCGTGGCGGGGCTCGCGCGCTCCAGCGCCTCGTTCCCGGCCCAGGTGGCCAAAACACAGAAGGTGGCCAACTCGTTCGCGCTCTGCCTCCCGAGCGACGGCAGGACCGGGTTCACCGGCAACGGCATGGGTGCGGCCATCTTCGGCGGCGGCCCGTTCTTCCTCGCGCCCCCGGCGGACCGGCCGTCCATCACGACGCTCCTCTCCGACGGCGTCCCGCTCCGGCAGCCCTTCGCCGGGAACCCCGGCTACTTCGTGTCGGCCACCAACGGCATCGCCGTCGGCGGTGCGCGCGTGGCCGTGTCCGGCTCCGGCGCGCTCGTGGTCGGCCTCTCCACCACGATCCCCTACGCGCAGCTCCGCGGCGACGTGTACCGCCCCTTCATCTCGGCCTTCGACCGCGCCATGGGCTCCAGCGCCAAGGTCGCGGCCGTGGCCCCGTTCGAGCTGTGCTACAACTCGTCCAAGCTGTTTCTGACGCGATTCGGGTACCTGGTGCCGGACGTGGACGTGATGCTGGAGGGCGGGACGAACTTCACGGTGGTGGGGGGAAACTCCATGGCGCAGGTGAACAGCGGCACGGCGTGCTTCGCGTTCGTCCGGTCGGGAGGCAGCACGGGCGCGACGCCGGCGGTGGTGATCGGAGGGTTCCAGATGGAGAACAAGCTGGTGGTGCTCGACAACGACAAGAAGACGTTCAGCTTCACCCCGAACCTCCCTGGCAGGGGGCTCACCTGCAGCAACTTCAATTTCACCAAGGCCGCCTAG